In Penaeus monodon isolate SGIC_2016 unplaced genomic scaffold, NSTDA_Pmon_1 PmonScaffold_14021, whole genome shotgun sequence, the DNA window ATTATTCgtattttagttttaaataattctttcttttcaatgtttTACAGTAAGTTCAGCATCACCGAGGAAATTCAAGCTAAATGATGGCAAGACATGGTCTTTACACAGAGCGGGTTCTGGAAAATGAAGAGGCCCGCATTCACCACCGTCTATTTCAAATTGCTTTGGTGCCATCCTTGAAACCTCTTAAGTATATTGTGACACAAATggtaagagagaaaaatcaaaatgaaaatctcATTGACTACTTTGACAGAATTAAtcctaaaaatgtaaaattttgtaaGACTCAAAGGGAAACTATTTTATCTGACCCTTCATGCCATTCTTATGACATCACTCTCTGCTTCAAAATAATACAAGAATACTGTGACAAGGTAAAAGGCAAACATGATCAAGTTTGGACAACTCCAGGTGACACATTAGAGTATTATATTACAGAAATtaagaataagagaaatgatTTTATGCATAAAGTTTACAGAGGTAACATGGGAAAGTTCGAGCAGATCGTTCATGAAATGAAATGTCTTCTTAGGAAGACGTGGGAGAAAATTGCTCATACATTTGGAACTGACACTTCGATGGATATCCTGGCAATGGAAGCAGAtatcaaaaagataaaagaggctCCTTTTGAAAACATTCGGGTTTACTTTAGTGAACTGCAAACCACAATGATCACTGATGGTGTTGAAAGCATGAAAGAAAATTATGTGAATAATCTTTCTTATGTTCCAGATGTACATTTGTTAGATAAAAACTTAGGGGTTCGTAGTCAGATCAAGGTCCTGAAAGTTTTCACAGAAATGCAGATAGTatatgaagaggaaagaaagaatataaccaTGGATGAATGGTTCATCGAACTAGAGAAAATACATGACAGGCAAAGTAAAAAGAGTCGATTCCTGCTCGTGGAAGGAGTGGCTGGTGTTGGTAAAACAACTCTCATCAGGAAACTAGTTCTTGACTGGGCCTCTGGGAGCAGCAACATTATCGATCTGGGCGATTttgaaatactaatatatatgcaatttagaGAGAAGCATATTAATTCCATGGCCCTCTTGTATACTTCTGTTCTGCCATTCATGCGGGGAAAGGTGGACCCCGAATATCTAATGATGTTAACTGAAGGTAGGAATGTCGTATTCGTATGTGATGGTCTTGATGAAAATAATCCTCAGTCAATCCAACTCTTCAAAGAGATTCTCGATTATGGAGCAAAAATCCCACTGACTGTAGTGTGTACCACACGCCCAAACGAAATTGAGAATCTGCTGCTCATGTTACCTGCTCAGTTTTCTTGCCTACGCCTTCAAGTATtaggaattcatgaaaaaaataggCCCGCTTTCATAAAGAGGTATTTAGAAGCCCAAAAACCAGATATAGATCCTCAGTCTTTACTTTAATTACTTGAACAGGGTATCAACTCGTATGCAGGAATATTTGAGATTTCCTTATAACCTTATGTGCCTTGTAATGCTTTGGATCCTTAATCCAGGAGTGATCAACAGTCTGACGACCGCAACAGAATTGTTCATGGTAACActtaatgaaacagaaaaaaaactaaagaccaGGCTACTTAAAAAGGGCGCAGAGTTGAGTGAATTATCCGAGAACATAGATAGCCTTGTTAATACACTATATGACATAGCTCTCATTCATCATGGATCAGGTGACATTATTCTGACAGAGGATTCACTGCAATCATTAAAGAACGA includes these proteins:
- the LOC119569316 gene encoding LOW QUALITY PROTEIN: uncharacterized protein LOC119569316 (The sequence of the model RefSeq protein was modified relative to this genomic sequence to represent the inferred CDS: deleted 1 base in 1 codon); the encoded protein is MMARHGLYTERVLENEEARIHHRLFQIALVPSLKPLKYIVTQMVREKNQNENLIDYFDRINPKNVKFCKTQRETILSDPSCHSYDITLCFKIIQEYCDKVKGKHDQVWTTPGDTLEYYITEIKNKRNDFMHKVYRGNMGKFEQIVHEMKCLLRKTWEKIAHTFGTDTSMDILAMEADIKKIKEAPFENIRVYFSELQTTMITDGVESMKENYVNNLSYVPDVHLLDKNLGVRSQIKVLKVFTEMQIVYEEERKNITMDEWFIELEKIHDRQSKKSRFLLVEGVAGVGKTTLIRKLVLDWASGSSNIIDLGDFEILIYMQFREKHINSMALLYTSVLPFMRGKVDPEYLMMLTEGRNVVFVCDGLDENNPQSIQLFKEILDYGAKIPLTVVCTTRPNEIENLLLMLPAQFSCLRLQVLGIHEKNRPAFIKRYLEAQKPDIDPQSLLNYLNRVSTRMQEYLRFPYNLMCLVMLWILNPGVINSLTTATELFMVTLNETEKKLKTRLLKKGAELSELSENIDSLVNTLYDIALIHHGSGDIILTEDSLQSLKNECSWLKLGWGDISSTFFTQHISWLDNKESSYSFPHNGLQDFYAAMSILKKVEDHIPDKKKTKTDVKMALIRNHCSLDQIHFILRKVDEVLDSPMPTRNLRSVFQEIAAEVSPDIRTDQLIRRSQNILTHFTGILHYRGKAFTEERAQELFLLLEESGIQDTEQWLDLLELTKCDETLCRLIAQQFPIGKSIKVTDSRTGAYTALLPHINKNKVNIHIQINCEPKQVLHLEKLLHRVQEKQWMLRLVLYHEFRQPKPGGSSLDVALKQLRLVFLYSSILVPGVIEGKIMITVKIIFLVSVIIISMIMFDIVIIIPIIIIASTINYTTFIIFKCISTKKCI